In the genome of Primulina tabacum isolate GXHZ01 chromosome 13, ASM2559414v2, whole genome shotgun sequence, the window cttattattaatactttttattgtaaatatcggtagggttgacccgtctcacagataaaaattcgtgagattgtcttacaagagacctactcatttatAATAGTAAAATAGATGTTAGTAATAttagcaatttttttaaatgtgtaacatgtaattaaattaaatttaaaaataaatcaaattaataattatcttgattgaattaagtacactattaatgatcatattaaactaacataaaaATGACTTAAAGAACCTCATGAACATAACAAGttgtaaaataaatgaaaaagtaaaatagtaagctcacaattcaaactcaAATTTGAAAGTAAGattcaaattaataattatattgattgaattaagtacactattaatgatcatattaaactaacatagaAAATGACTTAAAGAACTTCATGAACATAacaaattgtaaaataaatgaaagggtaaaatagtaagctcacaattcaaactcatatattaataatagtattaattaattaattaaattattattattactttttattgtgaatatcggtagggttgactcgtctcacagataaagattcgtgagaccgtctcacaagagacctactcatttatAATAGTAGAATAGATGTTAGTAATATttagcaattttttaaatatttaacatgtaattaaattaaattgaaaagtaaaatcaaattaataattatcttaattgaattaagtacactattaatgatcatattaaactaacatagaAAATGACTTAAAAACCTCGTGAACATAacaaattgtaaaataaatgaaAGGGCAAAATAGTAAGCTCATAAATCAAACTCAAATTTAAAGTAAattcaaattaataattattttgattgaaTTAACTACAAtattaataatcatattaaactaacatagaAAATGACTTAAAGAACTTCATGAACATAacaaattgtaaaataaatgaaAGAGTAAAATAATAAGCTCACAATTCAAACTTTTTAATTCTAAATATGTAAAATGTAATtagattaaatttaaaaataaaatcaaattaataattatcttaattgaattaagtacactattaatgatcatattaaactaacatagaaaatgaattaaaaaaattgtatctTTTTATATAAAGATCGCAATAACAAATTAGAAGTATATAAATCCATTCAAATCTTCAGAGTAATTGACAAATTCCGTTTTGTAAATTACATTAAACTCAAGAAGTCCAATGACCAAGCCAAACAATGCCTCTCTAAGATGCAACTTTCCAGACTCTTTTTCAAGCTATACGCATTCACGTTTACATACATAAGAACACGTAAAATCAAACCTTCtttggattaaaaaaaattcgaagtCCATATGTATATTTCCAAAAGAGAATTTCGAGCTTGGGATAAATTGAGTTGGCTCCCTCATCAGAGCTCATCAGACTGGACTGAAAGAACATTTTTAATGAATATAATGGCTTGAACACATGTACTTAGTTCTCAGGAGAATATGCAACACTAACGCCGAGAAAATGAAGATGGTAAAAACAATTTAACTAGTTTCTAATGGTGAGCAATAGAACCCGTGATGAGATAACCAAATTTTAACATACATCGGGGGGCAAGAAACTTCATTCCCCTATTTTTACAGGCACAGGCAGGTTGTCACAATGCAAATCAGACCTTCCACAATCCATTTGGGCATTCCTTTACGGCTTTACATGTTCCCTGATAAACTGCTCTAGCTGAGTGACATCACCCGTTAAACCAGATGCTTCTGAAACTGTGACTTTGTTGACGCACTGAGAAAATGCGAAGGTTTCTCCGGTTACTCCAAGGGAATGTTCACTAGTAATATCTGCTGAAGATAGTGCAGTTCTTGATGCACGAAGCTTGTCACTGAATTAAAAAAGAAACCAAGAGTAAATTGATGATCCACTATGCAGGGTAAAGAGACATTATGCAGGGTAAAGAGAAATTTAGCAAGTAACTGATGATGCTGATATGTAAAGTTGCAATTATCCTAAAAAGTTGCCAATCCGGAAGGACTTTTTCAATCTTTTAACGGTCAAGTATCTAGTTTGGCTTCATCAATCATTTTATATCTCTATATGACGCATCACCTCTCTCCTccaatattatcaataaaacGTATAAGCTCGCTTGTATACAAGAAATACACCATTAAACGTGACATGTAAAATTTTAGTGATTGAAAACCTTGTGGTGTACAAATAATCTTACATTTCCTTCTCCAGCTGTTTCCTGATGAAATCCTTTGTGTGGGCAGTAACCTTATCAACCTTGTTGCACAATAGTAGTAATGGGGTCTTTTTCTTGACAACAGTTGTCTTGGTCAAAATCTCATACAGGTACCTATAGCAAAACAGATAACAACTTTAGATGCTAAGATTCAATCTTTTAAGCGGTTGACCCACGATGTTGTGTATGCAAGTGTACACAGAAAATCAAGCTATTGCATACTCTGAAGCAGCACGGATATTTGGCAAGAAATCGACAGCATCCACCACAAATACAACACCAGCTGCCTGAGGCAAGAACTCGTCTAATTTGGGTCGAAGCCGTGAATGGCCAGGAACATCAACGATGTGAACAGgctttatttttcctttctgcCAATTAACAAAAATAAGGTTCAGACGGATTAAATTTCTCAGTTACTTGTTTCAGGAAAAAATATGATGAAAAATCCATCTTCAAACTAAATGATCCAAACAGTCGGTTCACAGAACATTAGCATTACCTTATTTCATATTAAGATTAAAAAATTAACTATATATTCAAAATCCTCGTATTCGCATATATTAAAAAGCATTACCTTAGTCACCTCAGAGTGTAGAACAAAAGTTCCTTCATTTGGTTCCATTGAAGTCACAGTACCCTGATGAGAGGATCCATCTTGGAGCTATTGGAAGCAATAAATTACACATCAAACAATCAATAAATTTCACAAAAGGACTTCACTCAAATTATTTGAGAGTAGCGATCCGAAACAAATGTTCATGCTGTTACCTGATAAAACAGAAGAGTTTTGCCACTTCCGCTAAGCCCAGTTAGTACAATAGAGTTAGATGATCTTCGCTTGAACAGACGAACTATAAATCAACAATATATAGTTAAGCAAATCACATTAAACCTCATGCGGTGGAGCAACTGAAGCTGAAAATGGCATCATCATTTTCGTTAGCATATTAAGGATGTAAAAAATGCCTCAAGTAAAGGGATGCAGTTCCAGAGAAAATATTTCTaactatgatttttttttttgaagtaaaAAAGGAAGAAAAATACGAAAAAAAGAACAAACTGTATGCTAATATTGAAAAAACAGAGTACTCTCTGCAAAGCCCCAAATGAGAAAGAACGCTGCAATTAACGGCTAAAGAGCGTAAACAGAAAATCCAACAAAGCAACAAGCAACCACCCTCCCCACCCATATGCAAAGCATCTTCAGCAATGTACCCGAAAAATTTCCTAAAAACTCCATATTTTCACAACGTTGCAACAAAATTAGGTTT includes:
- the LOC142523079 gene encoding uncharacterized protein LOC142523079 isoform X2: MKPRDLFRKFRQLSFRLFKRRSSNSIVLTGLSGSGKTLLFYQLQDGSSHQGTVTSMEPNEGTFVLHSEVTKKGKIKPVHIVDVPGHSRLRPKLDEFLPQAAGVVFVVDAVDFLPNIRAASEYLYEILTKTTVVKKKTPLLLLCNKVDKVTAHTKDFIRKQLEKEIDKLRASRTALSSADITSEHSLGVTGETFAFSQCVNKVTVSEASGLTGDVTQLEQFIREHVKP
- the LOC142523079 gene encoding uncharacterized protein LOC142523079 isoform X1, encoding MDKEKMGELKIQFQRLLNETQGFVQKVPPTQLYAAIGAILLTSLFLVIIRLFKRRSSNSIVLTGLSGSGKTLLFYQLQDGSSHQGTVTSMEPNEGTFVLHSEVTKKGKIKPVHIVDVPGHSRLRPKLDEFLPQAAGVVFVVDAVDFLPNIRAASEYLYEILTKTTVVKKKTPLLLLCNKVDKVTAHTKDFIRKQLEKEIDKLRASRTALSSADITSEHSLGVTGETFAFSQCVNKVTVSEASGLTGDVTQLEQFIREHVKP